From a single Fulvivirga ulvae genomic region:
- a CDS encoding PorP/SprF family type IX secretion system membrane protein, producing the protein MLKNILVLFLVTIAISQSYGQDPQFSQYYAAPLYLNPGFTGITPQQRLVANHRVQWPNLPQAFSTYSFSYEIFVDELKSGFGVLATTDKMGSAGWRTTYAGLLYSYKVRINKNWVFSPGLYFSYGNNGIDRSKLQLRDGLEFDGQSIDPDLNKLGNQNYFDFSSGAVLYNRSLWFGVSAYHLNRPNLSILGEESRLPVRVNVHGGMKLPLYKGIRTISKVSYLTPSFVYRMQGRSFQQLDVGLQYHIDPIAVGVWYRGIPISGSFKSGTETIQVVQQDALVFVMSLLFGNFQVGYSYDFTVSRLSTSTGGSHEVSIIYEFVAKGIRPGVKRKNKLIPCPSFNSKEGFWN; encoded by the coding sequence ATGTTAAAAAATATACTTGTTCTGTTTCTTGTAACAATAGCCATATCTCAGAGCTATGGACAGGATCCACAATTTTCCCAGTATTATGCGGCTCCTTTATACCTTAATCCGGGATTTACGGGTATTACGCCACAGCAACGTCTTGTAGCGAACCACAGGGTCCAATGGCCAAACCTTCCTCAGGCATTTTCTACCTATTCATTTTCGTATGAAATATTTGTGGATGAACTGAAAAGTGGTTTTGGAGTACTGGCAACTACAGACAAAATGGGATCGGCAGGCTGGAGAACTACTTATGCAGGGCTTTTGTACTCCTATAAGGTAAGGATAAACAAAAATTGGGTATTTTCTCCTGGTCTGTACTTTTCGTATGGCAATAATGGGATAGACAGGTCCAAATTACAATTGCGCGATGGCCTTGAGTTTGATGGCCAATCCATAGACCCTGATCTCAATAAGCTGGGCAATCAAAATTACTTTGATTTTTCCTCAGGTGCAGTTTTGTATAATAGAAGTCTGTGGTTCGGCGTTTCTGCATATCACCTGAACAGGCCAAACCTTTCTATTCTGGGGGAGGAGAGCAGGTTACCTGTAAGGGTTAATGTACATGGAGGGATGAAATTGCCTCTTTATAAAGGAATAAGGACGATATCAAAGGTTTCGTACCTGACACCCTCATTCGTGTATCGTATGCAGGGGAGATCATTTCAGCAATTAGATGTAGGGCTTCAGTACCATATAGACCCCATAGCTGTAGGCGTTTGGTATAGAGGTATACCCATAAGCGGATCTTTCAAGTCGGGCACTGAAACGATCCAGGTGGTGCAGCAAGATGCCCTGGTCTTTGTTATGAGTCTGTTATTTGGTAATTTTCAAGTAGGTTACAGCTACGACTTTACCGTGTCAAGGCTTAGTACTTCTACAGGAGGTTCACATGAGGTATCCATTATTTACGAATTTGTAGCCAAAGGTATCAGGCCCGGAGTAAAAAGAAAAAATAAACTAATCCCTTGTCCATCATTCAACAGTAAAGAAGGCTTTTGGAATTAA
- a CDS encoding PKD domain-containing protein: MNLKRLTFLTLFLLTLVFHKSVAQCGGQIMEPGFAFLTSSRGCAPFNVGIQTLYLSATPGTVYYVDWGDGTPEETYVQTNATGVSLTHVYPNSPVECGYDVIIDAENGCNPRGSVVPIETQVVVWTNDVLSIDPGVYRVCQGYAADVQFIDNSDWNCFPRLTRENGEPRWIQWIYGTGIAANRIPGINVNSLVPAAYPYLDPAPGVNPKYPIFAPGEVSLPINVPVTGSADIGKEFQITLRNWNQCNPYDNDITDGDAFNPVSGDLINGDNAPQTLNARVVIVDAPQPDFQTRLGNAAGPVQSTFCVEEDIYFEDLTPPIAGAGFNYTWEFYDNSSGTGTPVFTSNAVNPIYAYTTGGQKLIRLIVHDGNAAGNCEAVYDDLVFISPTLIANIGVSDLSGNPITPQFCQSASSPVNFDVRFTDNSVGVPNPSTQWRWEFYDENDVLVREEPGGGAFSSTVLGPFDEIFNNVGIYRVKLLIRDVGTSCISEDEVEVIVYESPEANFSADRVCEGSGTSFEDLSTLNPINGESIIGWEWDFDYDGVTFSKDAAFDNQTSFTRTYTTSGTYQVALRVTTDQNGCSDIFAREVTVDPLPLADITPDQISGCSELVVSFTNNAVGSQPDVIDEYIWEIDAGSGYVVDSIQSPADPSFSNVFTKSFANLTTADKIFNVRLRSISVNGCETVSAPVAITVLPGPRSGFMSLNYSPFDDNCSPVDVDFEVDSETQSLNPVDYQWRIDDSNGLVYQENTGSTPTFSYEFVNSTQSVKNFYVTLNATLPSGCSGDSTRIIRVNPVPAASFVIDTLEVNCDLMRIEFEATQKGLTSYDWEIRENGSITLSSNTIGDRFEHVFNKATADVNVEVSLLTTNFANCESEIVVQNFIIPELEDINVAFTATPLNQSLPSSTVFLNNTTNSGPWTYLWDFGNGDTSSDPALSQYEYGTYGTFTITLMATYDDCVDSQSVTVTIDPIPPVVDFEYEPASGCAPLTVNFTNLTQYAEPESYFWQFGENQGTSKAINPSYTYYEPGVYTVSLSATNVLGDTIRETKPLIIEVYETPNAQFEVRPNVVYIPDGPLYTKNSSFGASQFLWNFGDGNTSEEDEPVHYYEEEGTYDIMLIATNEFGCRDTTTRESIVKTIIGGRILIPNAFSPNLMGPIGGEAGGIAGTNDIFLPITEGVTDFEMLIFNRWGELLFQSANKNMGWDGYYKGKLCPQDVYVYKLNLTFEDGTRTTKIGDVNLIR, translated from the coding sequence ATGAACCTTAAGAGATTAACATTTCTTACTCTATTTTTATTAACCCTTGTATTCCATAAATCAGTAGCCCAATGTGGAGGACAGATCATGGAGCCTGGCTTTGCTTTTTTAACCAGTAGCCGGGGGTGTGCCCCTTTTAATGTTGGAATCCAAACACTTTATTTATCAGCTACTCCAGGCACGGTGTATTATGTAGACTGGGGAGATGGAACACCTGAAGAAACTTATGTTCAGACCAACGCCACCGGCGTTTCATTGACCCACGTTTATCCTAATTCACCGGTTGAATGTGGTTATGATGTAATTATTGATGCTGAGAACGGATGTAACCCGAGAGGGAGTGTTGTGCCCATCGAAACACAGGTAGTTGTATGGACCAACGATGTGTTATCAATAGATCCGGGCGTTTATAGAGTCTGCCAGGGGTATGCTGCTGACGTGCAATTTATAGATAATAGTGACTGGAATTGTTTTCCTCGACTGACCCGGGAGAACGGAGAACCGAGATGGATACAGTGGATCTATGGAACGGGAATAGCGGCTAACAGAATCCCCGGTATAAATGTAAATAGCCTGGTTCCGGCTGCTTACCCTTATCTTGACCCGGCCCCGGGTGTGAATCCTAAATATCCGATTTTTGCGCCGGGAGAAGTAAGCTTGCCTATCAATGTGCCTGTAACAGGTTCTGCTGATATAGGGAAAGAGTTTCAGATAACCCTGAGAAACTGGAACCAATGTAATCCCTATGACAATGATATTACTGATGGGGATGCGTTTAATCCTGTTAGTGGAGACCTGATAAACGGAGATAATGCTCCGCAGACACTCAACGCCAGGGTAGTAATTGTGGATGCCCCGCAACCAGATTTTCAAACGCGCCTTGGTAATGCAGCCGGCCCGGTTCAAAGCACATTTTGTGTGGAAGAAGATATTTACTTTGAGGATCTTACCCCTCCTATAGCAGGTGCAGGGTTTAATTATACCTGGGAGTTTTATGATAACAGTAGTGGCACCGGGACACCGGTATTTACAAGCAATGCAGTAAACCCGATATATGCATACACCACCGGAGGTCAGAAGTTAATTCGCCTGATCGTACACGATGGTAATGCCGCAGGGAACTGTGAAGCTGTATATGATGATCTGGTATTTATTTCACCCACGCTGATAGCTAATATTGGTGTTTCAGATCTTTCCGGTAATCCAATAACGCCACAGTTCTGTCAGTCTGCTTCGTCACCTGTCAACTTTGATGTACGTTTTACCGATAATTCTGTAGGAGTGCCTAACCCTTCTACCCAGTGGAGATGGGAGTTTTATGACGAAAATGACGTACTGGTTAGAGAAGAGCCGGGAGGTGGGGCTTTCTCATCAACAGTACTTGGCCCGTTTGATGAAATTTTTAATAATGTAGGAATCTACAGGGTAAAGCTGCTTATAAGAGATGTAGGAACCTCCTGTATCAGTGAGGATGAAGTTGAAGTAATTGTATATGAGAGCCCTGAAGCCAATTTTTCGGCAGACCGTGTTTGTGAAGGTAGCGGCACTTCATTTGAAGACCTTTCAACTTTAAATCCAATAAATGGAGAAAGCATAATAGGTTGGGAGTGGGATTTTGACTATGATGGAGTCACATTTAGCAAAGATGCTGCCTTTGATAACCAGACCAGCTTTACCAGAACTTACACGACTTCCGGTACTTACCAGGTTGCCCTGAGGGTTACCACCGATCAAAATGGCTGTTCTGATATCTTTGCGCGGGAAGTAACAGTAGACCCATTACCGCTCGCAGACATTACACCAGACCAGATATCAGGATGTAGCGAGCTGGTGGTGAGCTTCACAAACAATGCTGTAGGCTCCCAACCGGATGTTATAGACGAATATATTTGGGAAATAGATGCTGGCTCGGGCTATGTGGTCGATTCTATTCAGAGTCCTGCCGATCCTTCTTTCTCTAACGTTTTTACAAAAAGCTTTGCTAACCTGACTACCGCTGATAAAATATTTAACGTAAGGCTGAGAAGTATTAGTGTAAACGGATGTGAAACTGTGAGTGCTCCTGTTGCCATTACTGTACTTCCTGGTCCAAGATCAGGTTTTATGTCTCTTAACTATTCTCCGTTTGACGACAACTGTTCACCGGTGGACGTTGATTTTGAGGTGGATAGCGAGACACAATCACTTAATCCTGTTGACTACCAATGGAGGATAGATGACAGTAATGGCCTGGTATACCAAGAGAATACAGGCAGCACACCGACGTTCAGTTACGAATTTGTCAACAGTACTCAATCTGTCAAAAATTTTTACGTGACTTTAAATGCTACACTGCCCAGTGGCTGTAGTGGTGATTCTACCAGAATTATAAGAGTAAACCCAGTACCTGCTGCCAGTTTTGTCATAGATACACTGGAGGTTAATTGTGATCTTATGCGAATAGAGTTTGAGGCTACACAGAAGGGATTGACCAGTTATGATTGGGAGATACGGGAAAATGGATCGATAACCTTATCATCCAACACAATAGGAGATAGGTTTGAACATGTTTTTAATAAAGCAACGGCCGATGTTAATGTAGAAGTGAGTTTGCTGACAACAAATTTTGCCAATTGTGAAAGTGAGATTGTCGTTCAAAACTTTATTATTCCGGAACTCGAGGATATTAATGTAGCCTTTACAGCCACACCATTGAATCAAAGTTTACCATCATCTACAGTATTTTTAAATAATACTACGAATAGTGGCCCGTGGACATACCTTTGGGATTTTGGTAACGGTGATACCTCTTCCGACCCTGCTCTTAGTCAATATGAATATGGTACTTACGGTACCTTCACCATTACACTTATGGCTACTTATGATGATTGTGTTGATTCACAGTCCGTAACAGTTACTATAGATCCTATCCCTCCTGTTGTTGATTTTGAGTATGAGCCGGCCTCAGGATGTGCTCCTTTAACGGTGAACTTCACTAACCTTACACAATATGCCGAACCAGAAAGTTACTTTTGGCAGTTTGGGGAAAACCAGGGCACGTCCAAGGCGATTAATCCATCCTACACTTATTACGAGCCAGGTGTTTATACCGTAAGCCTGTCCGCCACCAATGTGCTTGGAGATACTATTAGGGAAACCAAGCCATTAATTATAGAGGTTTATGAAACTCCCAATGCTCAGTTTGAGGTAAGACCTAATGTTGTTTATATTCCGGATGGTCCCCTTTATACTAAAAATAGCAGTTTTGGAGCATCACAATTCCTTTGGAACTTCGGCGATGGAAATACATCAGAAGAGGACGAGCCTGTACATTACTACGAAGAAGAAGGTACCTACGATATAATGTTGATAGCCACCAATGAATTTGGCTGTAGAGATACTACAACCAGGGAAAGTATAGTGAAAACCATAATTGGCGGCCGGATATTGATCCCCAATGCATTTTCGCCCAACTTAATGGGGCCTATTGGTGGTGAAGCAGGAGGTATAGCTGGTACCAATGACATTTTTTTGCCAATTACTGAGGGTGTAACTGACTTTGAAATGTTGATTTTCAACCGTTGGGGAGAGTTGTTGTTTCAAAGCGCCAATAAAAATATGGGGTGGGATGGGTACTATAAAGGAAAGCTATGTCCTCAGGATGTGTATGTATATAAACTCAATCTCACCTTTGAAGATGGGACAAGAACCACAAAAATAGGTGATGTGAACTTGATCAGGTAA
- a CDS encoding PorP/SprF family type IX secretion system membrane protein has translation MEKRILLILLICLSIKVAGQDPHFSQYYAAPMYLNPAFAGTGSDHRFIANYRNQWPNLANGFVTYSFSYDYNLHDLRSGVGLLATVDKAGSANLRSTSVGFIYSYKVQLSNKWIMTPGLYFGYGHRNIDFNKLVFGDQLEFSNDGQTPTTDPTFGNLGSTGYFDFGTGFLVYNKTFWAGFSAHHLNQPNRSLLGEESKIPIKTSVHAGVKIPLYSGVFKRDKISSIAPSFVYQNQGSFDQLDVGLHFLYEPVMIGVWYRGIPIQQNTKDNVSQDAAVLILGLQFDQLEIAYSYDFTISELGSISGGAHEVSLKYSMDISVRSKTKRKDKFIPCPTFVK, from the coding sequence ATGGAGAAGAGAATACTTTTAATCCTTTTAATATGTTTGTCGATTAAAGTAGCAGGGCAGGATCCGCATTTTTCACAATACTATGCTGCACCTATGTACCTTAATCCGGCTTTTGCGGGTACAGGTTCTGATCATAGATTCATAGCCAATTACAGAAATCAGTGGCCTAATCTGGCCAACGGCTTTGTTACCTATTCTTTTTCATATGACTATAACCTCCATGACCTCAGAAGTGGTGTAGGCCTCCTGGCCACAGTTGATAAAGCCGGTTCTGCAAATCTCAGGTCGACCTCTGTCGGCTTTATTTACTCTTATAAAGTGCAGCTTTCTAACAAATGGATCATGACTCCGGGACTTTATTTCGGGTATGGCCATCGGAATATCGATTTTAATAAGCTTGTTTTTGGCGACCAGCTGGAGTTTAGCAATGACGGACAAACCCCTACCACGGACCCAACATTTGGTAATCTTGGCAGTACAGGGTACTTTGATTTTGGCACAGGCTTTCTTGTTTATAATAAAACCTTTTGGGCAGGCTTCTCTGCTCATCATTTAAACCAGCCTAACAGGTCATTACTCGGAGAGGAGAGTAAGATTCCAATTAAAACTTCTGTTCACGCAGGAGTAAAGATACCTCTGTATAGTGGTGTATTTAAACGAGATAAAATTTCCAGTATAGCCCCTTCATTTGTATACCAGAATCAGGGTAGTTTTGATCAGCTGGATGTGGGGCTGCACTTTCTCTATGAACCCGTTATGATTGGTGTGTGGTACCGGGGTATTCCCATCCAGCAAAATACAAAAGATAATGTGAGCCAGGATGCGGCTGTACTTATATTAGGCCTCCAGTTTGATCAACTTGAAATTGCCTACAGCTACGATTTCACTATCTCCGAACTGGGCTCAATATCCGGAGGTGCACACGAAGTTTCACTTAAATATAGTATGGACATCTCCGTACGTTCGAAAACAAAACGTAAAGATAAGTTTATCCCGTGCCCCACGTTTGTTAAATAG
- a CDS encoding CCA tRNA nucleotidyltransferase, translating into MDYSAQILKNPIFKIVSEAAGELQVETYVIGGFVRDILLKRPSKDIDFVCVGSGIALAKTVAARLGNARVNVFKNFGTAMISYRDWELEFVGARKESYRKESRKPIVEDGTLEDDQNRRDFTINALAIGLSEHNFGKLIDPFGGLKDLKRKTLRTPLDPDVTFSDDPLRMMRAIRFATQLNFDVEPDTFDSIIKNADRINIVSQERVTDELNKIILAEKPSYGFKLLFHAGLLNRIFPEMTDLHGVDIVDGKGHKDNFYHTLQVLDNTADRSKDLWLRWAAILHDIAKPATKRFDKKVGWTFHGHEDKGARMVPKIFRKLKLPLNEKMDYVQKLVRLHLRPIALVKEDITDTAIRRLLFEAGNDIEDLMKLCKADVTSKNDIKVKKYLSNFKKVEKKMHEVEEKDRVRNFQPPITGDEIIHVFNLKPGRIIGEIKEEIKEAILDGKIRNDKKEAWQYMLEVAQKKGVELN; encoded by the coding sequence ATGGACTATTCTGCCCAAATTCTTAAAAACCCTATATTTAAAATTGTCAGCGAGGCTGCCGGTGAACTTCAGGTGGAGACCTATGTTATTGGTGGCTTTGTACGGGATATTTTGCTGAAAAGACCTTCTAAGGATATCGACTTCGTATGTGTGGGAAGCGGTATTGCATTAGCAAAAACTGTAGCGGCCAGGTTAGGCAATGCCCGGGTTAATGTGTTTAAGAATTTTGGTACCGCTATGATCAGCTATAGAGACTGGGAACTGGAGTTTGTTGGGGCCAGAAAGGAATCATATAGAAAGGAAAGCCGAAAGCCAATTGTCGAAGATGGTACGCTTGAAGATGATCAAAACAGGCGGGACTTTACGATAAATGCACTGGCTATTGGGTTGTCAGAGCATAATTTTGGCAAACTAATCGATCCGTTCGGAGGACTCAAAGACCTTAAAAGAAAGACACTCAGAACCCCTCTGGATCCCGATGTGACATTTTCAGACGACCCTTTAAGAATGATGAGGGCGATTCGCTTTGCTACTCAACTTAATTTTGATGTTGAACCGGATACATTTGATAGCATTATAAAAAATGCAGACCGGATCAATATTGTATCGCAGGAACGTGTTACTGATGAGCTTAATAAGATCATACTGGCAGAAAAACCGTCATATGGATTTAAGCTCCTTTTTCACGCAGGCTTGTTGAATCGGATATTTCCGGAAATGACGGATTTGCATGGTGTTGATATTGTTGATGGCAAGGGGCATAAGGATAATTTTTATCATACACTCCAGGTACTTGATAACACGGCTGATCGGTCTAAGGACCTTTGGCTGAGGTGGGCGGCTATCTTACATGATATTGCCAAGCCTGCAACGAAAAGGTTCGATAAGAAAGTGGGTTGGACATTTCATGGCCATGAGGACAAGGGAGCCCGAATGGTGCCTAAAATCTTCAGAAAGCTCAAGCTGCCCTTAAATGAAAAAATGGATTATGTGCAAAAGCTCGTTCGCTTGCATTTAAGGCCAATAGCTCTTGTAAAGGAAGATATTACGGATACAGCGATAAGAAGATTGTTATTTGAAGCAGGAAATGATATAGAGGACCTGATGAAGCTTTGCAAAGCAGACGTGACTTCAAAAAACGATATTAAGGTAAAGAAATACCTTAGCAATTTTAAAAAGGTGGAAAAGAAGATGCACGAAGTTGAGGAGAAAGACCGTGTAAGAAACTTTCAGCCCCCTATTACCGGTGATGAGATAATCCATGTATTTAACCTGAAGCCAGGCCGGATTATCGGCGAAATCAAAGAAGAAATTAAAGAAGCTATACTTGATGGCAAAATCCGGAATGATAAAAAAGAAGCATGGCAGTATATGCTGGAGGTGGCCCAAAAGAAGGGTGTTGAACTCAACTAA
- a CDS encoding RNA polymerase sigma factor — MGEKFQNIHADVLAKCLQGDRYAQSQLYKLYSKAMFNVCYRITNNFDDAEDVLQEAFISAFRNLQSYKGDAAFGAWLKRIVINKAINFIRKRQVEIAEIQDNVADEDSRPVEYSREMMDIERIKRAMKQLPDGYRLVFSLYLIEGYDHSEIAQILGITESTSKSQFNRSKKKLKEILQKEVIYE, encoded by the coding sequence TTGGGAGAGAAGTTTCAAAATATTCACGCCGATGTTTTAGCAAAATGCCTGCAAGGTGACCGGTATGCCCAGAGCCAGCTATATAAACTGTACTCCAAAGCCATGTTTAACGTGTGCTATAGGATAACAAATAACTTTGATGATGCAGAAGATGTGCTGCAGGAGGCTTTTATCAGTGCTTTTAGAAACCTTCAATCCTATAAAGGAGATGCAGCTTTTGGCGCCTGGCTTAAGCGTATTGTTATAAATAAAGCAATAAACTTCATCAGGAAGAGACAGGTGGAGATCGCAGAGATACAGGATAATGTTGCAGACGAAGATTCCCGGCCGGTAGAGTATAGCCGTGAAATGATGGACATTGAACGAATAAAACGTGCTATGAAACAACTACCTGATGGATATAGACTGGTTTTTTCACTATATTTAATAGAAGGTTACGATCATAGCGAAATAGCCCAGATACTGGGAATAACAGAGTCTACATCAAAATCTCAATTTAATCGTTCTAAAAAGAAGCTTAAAGAAATATTACAGAAGGAGGTGATCTATGAGTGA
- a CDS encoding cell division ATP-binding protein FtsE: protein MSFSSDPVVRVKDASIFQDDRTVLSDVNFEIEKGEFVFLIGRTGGGKTSLLKTLYADLDLRLGEIVVAGFNIRTIKQKDVPMLRRKLGIIFQDFQLFPDRSVAENLTFVMQATGWKEKSKMKARLTEVLMRVGLGSVGSKMPHQLSGGEQQRVVIARALLNEPAILLADEPTGNLDPEVSQGIFKLFQEINNSGTAILMATHDHNLVKKYPGRVLKCEKGRVLDSKIEEVDLSTDQY, encoded by the coding sequence ATGTCTTTCTCCTCTGATCCGGTAGTACGCGTAAAGGACGCCTCTATTTTTCAAGATGACAGAACAGTACTCAGTGATGTCAACTTCGAAATTGAAAAAGGTGAGTTTGTGTTTTTGATCGGAAGAACCGGTGGTGGAAAGACATCTCTTTTAAAAACCCTGTACGCTGACCTTGATCTTAGATTAGGAGAAATTGTAGTTGCGGGTTTTAATATCAGAACTATTAAACAGAAAGATGTACCAATGCTTCGCAGAAAGCTAGGGATCATTTTTCAGGATTTCCAGCTCTTTCCTGACCGCTCTGTAGCGGAAAACCTGACTTTTGTAATGCAGGCCACTGGCTGGAAAGAAAAGTCAAAGATGAAGGCCCGCCTGACCGAAGTGCTTATGCGTGTTGGCCTTGGTTCCGTAGGATCAAAAATGCCCCATCAGCTTTCAGGGGGCGAGCAACAGCGTGTGGTCATTGCCAGGGCTCTGCTAAACGAACCCGCCATACTACTTGCAGATGAACCAACTGGTAATCTTGACCCCGAAGTTTCGCAAGGCATATTTAAACTCTTCCAGGAAATAAATAATAGTGGTACGGCTATTCTTATGGCTACTCATGACCATAATCTGGTCAAGAAATATCCGGGCCGCGTGCTTAAGTGTGAAAAAGGGAGAGTGCTTGATTCTAAAATTGAAGAGGTTGATTTGTCAACTGATCAGTATTAA
- the fsa gene encoding fructose-6-phosphate aldolase, whose amino-acid sequence MKFFIDTANLNEIQEAYDLGVLDGVTTNPSLMAKEGIKGEDNVNAHYKAICDIVDNNVSAEVIATEFDKMIKEGEELAKIDDKIVVKIPMIRDGVKAIKYLSEQGIRTNCTLVFSAGQALLAAKAGASYVSPFIGRLDDIAYDGLDLIEQIVQIYDNYGYPTEVLAASIRHTMHLIQCAEIGADVATCPLNVITSLLKHPLTDAGLEKFLADHKKVNS is encoded by the coding sequence ATGAAATTCTTTATTGATACTGCCAACCTGAATGAAATACAGGAGGCTTACGACCTTGGAGTACTGGATGGCGTAACTACAAACCCTTCACTTATGGCCAAAGAAGGCATAAAAGGTGAAGACAATGTGAATGCACATTATAAAGCTATCTGTGATATCGTTGATAACAATGTAAGTGCAGAGGTTATTGCCACTGAATTTGACAAGATGATCAAAGAAGGTGAAGAGCTTGCCAAGATCGATGACAAGATAGTGGTAAAGATACCAATGATCAGGGATGGTGTTAAAGCCATTAAGTATTTGAGTGAGCAGGGAATCAGAACTAACTGTACCCTTGTATTTTCTGCAGGACAGGCTTTACTAGCTGCAAAAGCCGGCGCAAGTTATGTTTCTCCATTCATCGGAAGATTGGATGATATTGCATACGACGGCCTTGATCTTATTGAGCAAATCGTGCAGATTTATGACAACTATGGATACCCTACTGAGGTATTGGCGGCAAGCATCAGGCATACAATGCACCTGATTCAGTGTGCAGAGATAGGCGCTGATGTAGCTACATGTCCGCTAAACGTTATCACAAGCTTACTTAAGCACCCATTAACCGATGCTGGCCTTGAGAAGTTTCTTGCTGACCATAAAAAAGTAAATAGCTAA
- a CDS encoding GNAT family N-acetyltransferase: protein MLNLPESFETERLVIRKLRHEDAPAIYEGYASIHESTRFVSWPTHRSVEDTHNFLTIKEDEWNQGKDYAYAVTLKATGSLIGGLGAINEQGKVAIGYILNPAFERNGYATEAVKKLVVLLSNIPEVWRIWALCDIDNIGSCKVLEKVGFKREAVLHRWYRFVNQENAIKDCVFYLFPRP, encoded by the coding sequence ATGCTGAATTTGCCGGAAAGTTTTGAAACAGAAAGATTAGTAATAAGAAAGCTAAGGCATGAAGATGCTCCGGCTATTTATGAAGGGTATGCAAGTATACATGAAAGCACCAGATTTGTTTCATGGCCTACGCACCGGTCGGTTGAGGATACTCATAACTTTCTTACTATAAAAGAAGATGAATGGAATCAAGGAAAAGATTATGCCTACGCGGTGACCTTGAAAGCCACTGGGAGCTTAATTGGTGGCTTAGGCGCTATAAATGAGCAGGGAAAGGTAGCTATAGGCTATATTCTGAACCCGGCTTTTGAACGGAACGGATACGCCACAGAGGCCGTGAAGAAATTGGTTGTGTTGCTCAGCAACATACCGGAAGTTTGGCGAATATGGGCTCTATGTGATATCGATAATATTGGTTCGTGTAAAGTGCTGGAAAAGGTAGGGTTTAAGAGGGAAGCAGTACTTCATCGCTGGTATCGCTTCGTCAATCAGGAGAATGCTATAAAGGATTGTGTTTTCTACCTGTTTCCAAGGCCATAG